A stretch of DNA from Streptomyces xanthii:
GATCGAGCTCGGGCGGGCCGCGGTGGCCTCAGGCGTCGGCAGGTTCGTGCAGGTCAGCACGGGGCTGGTGTACGGCGCGGGGCGGGGGCGGGCGCTCGTCGAGTCGGACGAGTCGGTGCCGGGCGGGCACCTGTGGGGCGCCTACCCCGAGTCCAAGTGGGAGGCCGAACAGGGGCTCGCGGGACTCTCCGGGCTCGGTGATCTGCGGATCGGGCGCCTGCCCTTCGTGTACGGGGACGGGGACCCGCACCTCGACACCGCCGTGGAGTGGGCCCCCGGGTGGGCCGGGATGCAGCGGCTGCACCTCGGGCACCACGCGGATGTGGGCCAGGGCCTGCTGCGGCTCCTGTACGCGCCGGGTGCGTCCGGCGCGTACAACATCGCGGACGACGCCCCGCTCACCACGATCGACCTGCTCACCTTCGCGGGTGTGGAGGTCCCGCCCGCCGTGTCCGAGAGGGAGACCACGGACCCCTGGCACGCGGTGATGTCCACGTCCCGCATCCGCCATGAACTGGGCTACCGCCCCCTGTACCCGTCTCTCTGGTCGGCCCAGGCAGCCGGCGCGCTGTGATCACGCTCGGGCGGTGGCCCCTTGTGGCGGGGCCGCAGCGGAGCCCATTTCCGCACGGAGCCTCCCCTTTCCCTGGGCCGCCGCCCGACCCCGGCCCTCCTGGGCACGGTGCTGTATCGACGCGCGGGCCCGACACGTCCTCCGGCAACGGCTGCGCAGCGTGCCCCACGGCACAGCCACATCCGGCGCCGTCGTACGGCCTGTGCTGAGCCTTTATCCCACCCGCCCGCCCCCTCCGGGGGCGTCGGCCCGGCGCCGGGGCGACGCCCCAGCGGCGACTGGTTTGCGGCCAGAGCCGACAGGCACCCCGTAACGGGCGCGGGGCTGTGTCGATGTGCGGCTCCACCGCCTGGGCGCGATCGGCCCTGTCTGCCTGGCGCCGGAGCAGACGTGCCCCGTCAGGGGCGCGGGGAACTGCGCGAGTAACCACGACGGTGGCGCGGTCGGCGGTGATGTCCGGCCCCCACGGCGTCGACGCTGTAGCCGAGCCCCGATGAGCGCACCCGGCGCCGGGGTGCCGCCTTGCCCACCCTCCCTCAAGCTCTCGGCTTCGCGCGTCGAGCAGGGAGGACTCCCATCGCCCCAGGCGGCAGACTGCCCAAGGCCAGGCCGACCGAAATGCGTACCCGGGCTGGGGTGTTGCCTGAGGCCGGGTGCCGGGCCGAACGCCCCCGGAGGGGGCGGGTGGGTGGGAGAGGGGCTGGGGCGAACGGGCCAAGGTTGGGGCGGCCGGATGCGTGGCCGGGGCAAGCGGGCCAAGGTTGGGGCGGCCGGATGTGTGCCCGGGGCTGGGTGTTGCCTGAGGCCGGGTGCCGGGCCGATGTCCTGGAGGGGGTGTGCAGGGGAGGGGCGGCACGGATCCCGAGCCGGAGTGCTGGTCCGAGGCGGGCGGCTGGGGCGCAGGCGCCGGGCGGCTTGGGCTCTGGCCCCGGCGCCCAGGGTGCCGCCCCGGCCGGAGGCGCGGCGGCGTTCGGTCCCGGTTCCGGCCCTGGCGCCCAGGGTGCCGCCCCGGCCGGAGGCGCGGCCGCGTTCGGTCCCCGTTCCGGCCCCGGCGCCCAGGGTGCCGCCCCGCGCCGGAGGCGCAGTCATGCTCAGGTCCGGCAAAGGCACCGACCAAGGAACCGGCCCCGGCACCCACGTTGCCACCCCCGGCCGGAGGCGCAGCCGCGCTCAGGCCCCGGCCCCCGCATTGCCGCCCCCCCCCCGGGGGGGGCGTAGCCGTCGTCAGTCCACCCCCTTGATGCGATGGACCAGCAGCGCGCCCGCGAGGCCGATCGCCGCTGAGACCAGGTAGAGGACCCGGTAGCCGCCCAGTTGGCCGACCAGCGGCGCGGCCAGTACGGGCGCGGCCACCTGCGGCAGGGAGTTCGCGATGTTGATGACGCCGAGGTCCTTGCCCCGGTCCAGGGCCGCCGGAAGCACGTCCGTCATCAGGGCGAAGTCGACGGAGGTGAAGACACCGAAGCCCACCCCGAGCACCGCGGCGGCGACGAGCGCCCCGCTCCACGTCTGCCACCCGGACAGCACCCCCGTCGCGACGGCGATGAGTACCCCGGACCACAGGACGAACGGTTTGCGCCGGCCGACCCGGTCCGACCAGACCCCGCCCACCACCACCGTGGCGAGCAGCGTCACCCCGTTCACGGCGGTGAGGATCAGCACCCCGGACTCCGGGTCCGGATAGTGGAGTTGGTCGCGGAGGTAGTAGAAGAGGTACAGGAGAACGAGCGCGTTGCCGAGGTTGATCAGGAACCGGGTCAGCCAGGCCCACGCGAAGTCGGGATGGGCGCGCGGGCTCAGCCAGAACCCCGCGGCGAAGGCCCGCCACGACCAGGCGGGCCGATCGGCCGCGGCGAGCCGCAGATCGGGATGGCGCAGCACGTACGGCGCGACCCCGACCAGCGTGAAGACGGCACAGGCCGCGTACCCGGCCCCCGTCCCGCCGGCCAGCGTCGCGAGCCCGGTCCCGCCGACGACCCCGAGGATCTGCGCGGCCCCGAGCCATCCGCCGACCGCCCCGCGCTGGAGGCGCGGCACCCGGTCCGGCACGGCCGCGGTGACCGCCGCGAACGCCGCGTTCAGTGTCAGCTGCACCAGGCACCAGCCCAGGAACAGCACCCAGACGGCCTCCGCGACCCCGAGCAGCAGCAGGGACAGCGCCCCGCCGACGGCCCCGGCCACGATCCACGGCGTACGCCGCCCGTAGCGGGACACGGTCCGGTCGGACAGCGCCCCGAACAGCGGGTTCGCCGCGAGGGAGACAACGGCCCCGACCCCGGTGACCCAGGCGAGCAGCGACTCCTTCGACAGGCCGGTGCCGGGCGCGAACCGCTCCGACTGCTGGGCGAGAAGGATCTGGAGCGGCCCGTACCAGCCCACCCAGATCGCACCGTTGGCCAGCGACAGGGCGACCGTCCAGCCGCGCCGGACCCGCTCGGCGGGCTCCTCCAGGGCGAGCGCGCTCATGACCGCGGCGCCTTCTGCTCCCGCAGCGCGTCGCGCAGCCAGGCGTACGAGGCCTTCGGTGTGCGGGTCCCGGTCGCGTAATCGACGTGGATCAGGCCGAAGCGCTTCGTGTAGCCCTCGGCCCATTCCCAGTTGTCGAGGAGCGACCAGACGAAGTAGCCGCGCACGTCGGCGCCCGCCTCCATCGCCCGGTGCAGGGCCCGCAGGTGTCCGTCCAGGTAGGCGATGCGGGCCCGGTCGTCGAGGCCCTCGTACGCGCAGCCGTTCTCGGTGATGACAACGGGCGGCAGCCGGTCCCCGTACCGGTCGCGGAAGGAGGTGAGGAGTTCGGTGAGCGCGTCGGGGACGACGGGCCAGCCGAAGTCCGTCACCGGGTGTCCCTCGATCTCCCGTACCGAGAAGGGCAGTTCGGCGGGCAGCGTCAGTCCGGAGAACTCCACGTCCGTACCGCCGGCCAGCGGCGCCCCCACCTTGGTCGGCTGGTAGTAGTTCACCCCGTACCAGTCGAGGGTGCCTTCGGAGATGACCTTCAGGTCGCCGGCGAGGTCGTCGGCCGGCATCAGCTCGCCGAACCCGTCGGGGTAGCGGCCGAGCAGCAGCGGGTCGGAGAAGAGCCGGTTGAGGACGACGTCGTACAGGTCGGCGGCCGCGGCGTCGGCCGGTCCGGCGGAGGCGGGCCAGGTCGGGCCGTGGGAGTTGGCGATGCCGATGTCGGTGGCGCCCGCCGCGCGCAGCGCCTGCGCGGCGAGCCCGTGCGCGAGGAGCTGGTGGTGGGCGACCGGCAGCGCGTCGAACAGCAGCTTCTTGCCGGGCGCGTGCGCGCCGAGGGCGTGGCCGAGCAGGGTGTGTTCGGCGGGCTCGTTGAGGGTGATCCAGGTGCCGGTGCGGTCGGCGAGCCGCGCCGCGACGGTCTGCGCGTGGGCAGCGAACCGGGCCGCGGTGTCCCGGGACAGCCAGCCGCCGGCCTCCTCGACCTCGACGGGCAGGTCCCAGTGGAAGAGGGTCGGAACCGGCCGCACGCCCCGCGCGCACAGCTCGTCGACGAGCCGGTCGTAGAAGTCGAGGCCGCCGGGCCGCAGCACCCGCGGCCAGGACACGGAGAAGCGGTACGCGCCGACCCCGAGACCGTGGACGAGGTCCACGTCCTCGCGGTGACGGGCCACGTGGTCGCAGGCCGTGTCCGCGGTGGAGCCGTCCTTGATCCGCCCGGGTTCGGCGCCGAACACGTCCCAGATCGAGGGCGCGCGTCCCTCGGCGGCGCCCTCGATCTGGTGGGCGGAGGTGGAGACACCCCACAGGAAGCCGGGCGGGAACTTCGGGAGCGGCGACGCGTCCGGGGTGGCTGGCATGGGCGCGATCATCCGTACCGACCGGTAGAGAAGTCAACGCCCGTGCAACCACCAGTAGTTACCGCGGGTATCACCAGGCGGGAAACCCCGGGCGCTCAGGCCTTCAGACGACCTCCGTCAGACGACCTCCATCAGGCACCCTCCACCAGGCGCCCTCCTTCAGGCGCCCTCCTTCAGGACCCGGGTGATCAGCCTGCGCTGCTCCGGAGTGAGCCGCGGATCCGCGCAGTACACCGTCCGCCCGTCCACGGTGATCGTGTAGCTGAACCCGTCGGGCACCCCGGTGGGCGGGCTGTCGCGGCCCTCGGCGAGCGCCGCCGCGGCCAGCTCCCGCCACTCGTGCTCGTCTGCGTGGCCCGCCGTGTCGATCTCGGCCTGCCGGGGGACCCCGGCGAAGCCGCCCGTGCGCCTGACGTGAATCCGCATGGCTGCCGCCTACCCGTTCAGCTCGTCGGCACCCCGACCTGTTCCCAGGCCTTGAGCACGGCCTGGGTCTCGTCGCCCGCCCCGTACCGCTCCCGGGCGGTCTCCGCGGTCAGCTGCGCGAAGTCCGCGAAGGAGGCGTCCTGTGCCAGCTCGCCGCCGGTGAGGGTGTCGAACCAGATCTGCCCGGCCCGCTCCCACGCCTGCCCGCCGAGTTCGGTGGCCAGCAGGTAGAAGGCGTGGTTGGGGATGCCGGAGTTGATGTGGACGCCGCCGTTGTCCTCCTCGGTGTCCACGTAGTGCTCCATGTCGGCGGGCTGCGGGTCCTTGCCGAGGACGTCGTCGTCGTACGCGGTGCCCGGCGCCTTCATGGAGCGCAGCGCCACGCCCTGGACGCTCGGCGCGAGCAGCCCCGCGCCGATCAGCCAGTCGGCCTCGGCGGCGCTCTGGCCGAGCGAGTACTGCTTGATGAGGGAGCCGAAGACGTCGGAGAGCGACTCGTTGAGGGCGCCCGGCTGGCCCGCGTAGGTCAGGTTCGCCGTGTACTGGGTGACGCCGTGGGTGAGTTCGTGGCCGATCACGTCGACGGGCAGGGTGAAGTCGAGGAAGATCTCGCCGTCCCCGTCGCCGAACACCATCTGCTCGCCGTTCCAGAACGCGTTGTTGTAGTCCTGGTCGTAGTGGACCGTCGCGTCGAGCGCGAGCCCGTTGCCGTCGATCGACCAGCGGGCGTACTTCCGCAGGTACAGCTCGAAGGTGGCGCCGAGGCCGGCGAACGCCCGGTTGACGGTGGCGTCCCGGCCCGGCTCGTCGCTCTCGCCGCGCACCTTCGTGCCGGGCAGTTCGGTGCCGTGCGCGGCGTCGTAGATGGTGCGGTTCGGCTTCTGGTCCTCGGGGGCGACGGGCCGGGGGACGACGGCGGTGCGGGCGACGACGGTGTCGCGGCGCCGGCCGCGCTCCAGGGCGTCGCGTTCGAGGGTGAGTCGGGCGCGCTCGGCGGCCGTCGCGTTCGAGGACCGGGCCACCTTGTCGAGCAGGTGCGGGGGGACGATCGAGCAGAAGACGGGCTGGAAGCCGGCGGGGTTCGAAGTCATCATGCAACGGTGGCACTGCGTCATCGCCCTGTCACGAGGTGCGACGGTGATTAGCGAAATAGAGCGAAATAGCGGGAGGGAGAGGTCGAAATGGAGGCGTACGTCACCTATGCCCGGTTACTCGCCGGTCGTCCCGCATACTGATACGACCCTCCGCACAAGAGCGGGACTCGGTTAAGGTGCTCAGCATCATGCGATTCGGGCTGCTTCTCCTTAGCTGCCGCGGCGAGGGCCTGTAGTCGAGGCCGACCCCCTCCCCGCGGAGTTTGGCGTTGCGCCGTCGGCCGCCTTACCGGCCACCCTCTGAGGAGCCCCGCATCATGGCGAACCGCCAGCAGACCAGCCGCATGCCCATCCACAAGTACGGTCAGTACGAGCAGGTCGACATCGCCGACCGCACCTGGCCGAACCAGCGGATCACCACTGCTCCTCGCTGGCTCTCCACGGACCTGCGCGACGGCAACCAGGCCCTGATCGACCCCATGTCGCCCGAGCGCAAGCGCCGGATGTTCGACCAGCTGGTCAAGATGGGTTACAAGGAGATCGAGGTCGGCTTCCCGGCCTCCGGCCAGACCGACTTCGACTTCGTCCGCTCGATCATCGAGGAGCCGGGCGCCATCCCGGACGACGTGACGATCTCCGTACTGACCCAGGCCCGCGAGGACCTGATCGAGCGCACGGTGGAGTCGCTGAAGGGCGCCAAGCGCGCCACGGTCCACCTGTACAACGCCACCGCTCCCGTCTTCCGCCGCGTGGTCTTCCGCGGCTCCAAGGACGACATCAAGCAGATCGCCGTCGACGGCACCCGCCTGGTGATGGAGTACGCGGAGAAGCTGCTGGGCCCCGAGACCGAGTTCGGCTACCAGTACAGCCCCGAGATCTTCACGGACACCGAGCTGGACTTCGCCCTGGAGGTCTGCGAGGCCGTCATGGACGTCTACCAGCCGGGTCCGGGCCGCGAGATCATCCTCAACCTGCCCGCCACGGTGGAGCGTTCGACCCCGTCGACGCACGCGGACCGCTTCGAGTGGATGGGCCGCAACCTGTCCCGCCGCGAGCACGTCGTCCTGTCGGTCCACCCTCACAACGACCGGGGCACCGCCGTCGCGGCGGCCGAGCTGGCCGTGATGGCCGGCGCCGACCGCGTCGAGGGCTGCCTGTTCGGCCAGGGCGAGCGCACCGGCAACGTCGACCTGGTCACCCTGGGCATGAACCTGTTCTCGCAGGGCGTCGACCCGCAGATCGACTTCTCCGACATCGACGAGATCCGTCGCACGTGGGAGTACTGCAACCAGATGGAGGTCCACCCGCGCCACCCGTACGTGGGCGACCTGGTCTACACGTCCTTCTCCGGCTCCCACCAGGACGCCATCAAGAAGGGCTTCGACGCCATGGAGGCCGACGCGAAGGCCAAGGGCGTCACCGTCGACGACATCGAGTGGGCCGTCCCGTACCTGCCGATCGACCCGAAGGACGTCGGCCGCTCCTACGAGGCCGTCATCCGGGTCAACTCGCAGTCCGGCAAGGGCGGTATCGCGTACGTCCTGAAGAACGACCACAAGCTGGACCTGCCGCGCCGCATGCAGGTCGAGTTCTCCAAGGTCATCCAGGCCAAGACCGACGCCGAGGGCGGCGAGGTCACGCCGAAGGACATCTGGAACGTCTTCCAGGACGAGTACCTGCCCAACGCGGGCAACCCGTGGGGCCGCATCCAGGTCAAGACGGGCCAGACCACGACCGACACCGACGGCGTGGACCGCCTGACGGTCGAGGCCGAGGTGGACGGCACCGAGCAGATCCTGGTCGGTACGGGCAACGGTCCGATCTCCGCGTTCTTCGACGCGCTGCAGGCCATCGGCGTCGACGCCCGCCTGCTGGACTACCAGGAGCACACGATGAGCGAGGGCGCCTCGGCCGTCGCCGCCTCGTACATCGAGGTCGCCATCGAGGACAAGGTCCTGTGGGGCATCGGCATCGACGCGAATACGACACGTGCGTCGCTGAAGGCCGTCGTCTCCGCGGTGAACCGCGCCGCCCGCTGACTCCTCTGAGCTGGCGTTTCCCGGCCCCGTGCACCTTTTGTCGGCGTGCGGGGCCGCGTCATGTCTCGGCCAGGACGTCTGTTCGCCGTGATCCCGTCGTGACCAAGGTACTGACGCCGCCTCGGTGATGTGGCTAACATCACGCCAGCGTCGCGATGTTGCGGCGCCGTTACGGAGGTGTGCACGTGCTGCCGAAGCTGGGACAAACACGGCGAACCGGGCTCACGCGCGTACTCGGCGTGCACACCACCTGGACCACCGTGGGCGACGGGGAGTTCTTCTGCCCGGGCTGCGGCGGCGACCGCAACTATCAGCGGCGCACCGGCCGGCGCCGTTTCACCGTGCTCGGCGTCCCGCTCGTGCCGCGCGGCCACACCGGCCCCGTCGTCCAATGCGCCGCCTGCGAGCACCGGTTCGGCATGGACGCCCTCGACCACCCGACCACGCACCGCTTCTCGGCGATGCTCCGCGACGCCGTGCACACCGTGGTCCTCGCCGTCCTCGCGACCGGCGGCACCGCCTCCCGCACCACCCTGGAGTGTGCCGTCGGCATCCTGCGCGGCGCCGGCTTCGACGACTGCTCCGAGGTCCAACTCGCCGCGCTCGTCGAGGCGTTGGTGACCGACGCGGGCCGGCTGCCCGAGCACGCCGGATCCGGCGCCGGGCTCGCCATCGAGCTGCACGAGGCGCTCGACCCGATCGCTGCGCACCTCGCGCCCGCCGGACGGGAGTCGATCCTGACCCAGGGCGCGCGGATCGCCCTCGCGGACGGCCCGTACTCGGCCGCCGAGCGCGATGTCCTCGGCACCGTCGGCGCCGCCCTCACCATGTGCACGGACGAGGTCTCCGAACTGCTCCTGGCGGCGGCCCGCACCCCCAGCTGATCGGTCCGCGGTACACGCGCAGGGCGTCCGTCCGGGGTGGGCGGCCCCCTGACACACCCCGTCGCGAGCACCCGGCCCGGCCTCTCCCGGGCGACGGGCGACGGGCGAACAGGCCTTCGGGGCAGGGGCGGGCGCATCACCCTTTCGGCTCAAGGGCACGGCCCCGCCGGGTCTATCCGGGAGCCGCCGCGTTAGCGGTGGCGGATACCGCACCCGGAGTTGCAGAAAGGTTTCTGATGACCGCCCTGTCCATCGACTTCACCCAGGGGCTGAACGATGCCTGGTCGAAGGTCGCCCAGTTCGTCCCCCGGCTCGCCGCCTTCCTGACCATCCTGGTCGTCGGCTGGTTCGTCGCCAAGGTGATCCGCAACGTGCTCGACCGGGTCCTGCGCAAGGCCGGTTCCGAGCGCCTGGCCCGCTCGGCGGGCGCCGACAAGCTGCTCAAGGGCGCGTCCTTCGATCTGACCGGACTCGTCTGCAGAATCGTTTACCTGGCCCTGATGCTGATCATTCTCCAGCTCGCCCTCGGCACCTTCGGGCCCAACCCGGTCAGCGACATGATCAACGGCCTCGTCGCCTGGCTGCCCCGCGCCGTCGTCGCCGTCGTGCTCGTCGTCGTCGCCATGGCCGTCGCCAACGCCGTCCGCTCCATCACCGCGGGCGCCCTGGCCGGCACCTCGTACGGGCACACGGTCGCCGGCGTCCTGTGGGGAGCCGTCGTCGCGCTCGGCGTCATCGCCGCGCTCGGCCAGGCCGGCATCGCCACCACGGTCACCCAGCCCGTGCTCTACGCGATCCTCGCCACCGTCGCGGGCATCCTGATCGTCGGCGTGGGCGGCGGCATGATCATGCCGATGCGGCAGCGCGTGGACCGCTGGATGAACGCCGCCGAGCAGGAGGCCGCCCGGGCCAAGGGCGCCGGCGGCCCGGCCGCGTACCAGGCCGGTCACCACGACGCCCGCGCCCAGGCCCAGCCGCCGCAGCAGGCCCACCCGTATCCGCCGGGCACGTACGCCCCGGGTGCGGGCCCCACGTACGGCGGGCAGCACCCGGGCGGCGCGCAGTACCAGGGCGGAGCACAGCACCAGGGTGGCCCGGGCTGGTAGACCCGCCCGGCCCGTGTCACCGCCCCCGCCCGCGGCCTCGCAGCCCCGGACGGGGGCGACGCGGCGGCCCCGACCGGTTCTGGATCAGGTCAAATCCCCGCCAGGGAACCGGTGTTCGAGGCACGCTGCGACGGTGACGCACGCAGAAGAACCCGCCAGTGAAGCCCGTACACCCGGCACCGCCGCCGTCCTCACGCAGACGGCCGACATCCCGGTCCCGGGCGCGCCGACCCGCATGACCACGTACCTGGCCCGCCCCGCCGAGCCCGGCGACCACCCGGTCGTCCTCCTGGGCGGCGAACTCTGGGGCCTCAACGACGACATCCGGGCCGTCGCCCGCCAGGTCGCGGCCCTCGGTCATGTCGCCGTCGTCCCGAACCTCTACCACCGCACCGACCCCGCGTCCCGGGACGGCTTCGCCCGCTCCGACGCGAACCGCGCCCACGCCTTCGACCTCGTCGGACGGCTCACCCGCGACGAGGTCGAGGCCGACTTCCGCGCCGCCGCCGACCACGCGCGGCCCCACGCGGGCGCCGCCGGCCGCACCGGCATCCTCGGCTTCAGCCTCGGCGGCCATCTCGCCTACTTCGCCGCGACCCGCCTGCGCCTGGCCGCCGCCGCGATCTACTACCCCGGCTGGCTCGCCACCCCCGGCACGGCCCTCAGCCGGCCCGCCCCGCTCCTCGACGACACCGACCGCATCGCCGAACACGGCACGCGCGTCGCGCTGTTCTACGCCGGACGCGACCACATCATCGACGCCGCCCAGGTCGAGGCCGCCCGCACCGCCCTCACCGGGGCCGGGGTCCGCCACGACATCACCGTCCACGAGGAAGCGCCGCACGCGTTCTTCTTCCCAGGGCACGACACGTACGACAAGGTGGCCGCGGACCAGTCCTGGGAGCGGGTCGCGGACCTCTTCCGGACAGAGCTGCGGCACGGCAACGGGTGACGACGGAGAACAAAGGGGGACGGCATGCCCAAGGCGGCATTCCGGTTCACGGCGCTACAGGCGCAGGACCCGGCGGAACTGGGGGACTTCCGGCCGGTGGCACGGCTGGGGGAGGGCGGGATGGGACAGGTGTTCATCGCGTTCTCGCCGGGCGGGCACCCGGCCGCCGTGAAGGTGATCCGCCCCGAGTTCGCGCGGGACGCCGAGTTCGGGGAGCGGTTCGAGCGGGAGGTGCGGGCCGCGCAGAAGGTCCGCGGCGCCCACCTCGCGCCGCTCCTCGACGCGGACCCGCACGCCGAACAGCCTTGGCTGGCCACAGGGTTCGTCGCCGGGCCCACCCTGCGCGACCTCGTCACCGAGCGCGGCCCGCTGCCCGCGCCGCAGGTGCTGCTGCTGGCCTGGGGCATCGCCCACGCCCTCGCCGACATCCACACCGCGCACGTCGTGCACCGCGACCTCAAGCCCGGCAACATCATGCTCGACGAGACGGGCCCCAAGGTCATCGACTTCGGCATCGTGAAGTCGCTGACCCAGTCCGTGACGTACAGCAGTCACTCCACGCGGGTCGGCACCCCGCTCTACATGTCGCCGGAGCAGGCCATGGGCCGCGCCGTCGGCGAGCCGTCCGACATCTTCGCCCTCGGCTCCACGCTGTACTTCCTCGCGACGGGCCAGGAGGCGTTCGGCGCCGAGAACGAATGGGGCGTCGCCCACCGCATCGTGGCCGACGACCCCGACCTCTCGGCGATCCGCTCCGCGCCCCTACGGGACCTGCTGACCGCCTGCCTCGACAAGGAACCCGCCGAACGGCCGCCC
This window harbors:
- a CDS encoding mechanosensitive ion channel family protein, whose protein sequence is MTALSIDFTQGLNDAWSKVAQFVPRLAAFLTILVVGWFVAKVIRNVLDRVLRKAGSERLARSAGADKLLKGASFDLTGLVCRIVYLALMLIILQLALGTFGPNPVSDMINGLVAWLPRAVVAVVLVVVAMAVANAVRSITAGALAGTSYGHTVAGVLWGAVVALGVIAALGQAGIATTVTQPVLYAILATVAGILIVGVGGGMIMPMRQRVDRWMNAAEQEAARAKGAGGPAAYQAGHHDARAQAQPPQQAHPYPPGTYAPGAGPTYGGQHPGGAQYQGGAQHQGGPGW
- a CDS encoding M4 family metallopeptidase; translated protein: MTSNPAGFQPVFCSIVPPHLLDKVARSSNATAAERARLTLERDALERGRRRDTVVARTAVVPRPVAPEDQKPNRTIYDAAHGTELPGTKVRGESDEPGRDATVNRAFAGLGATFELYLRKYARWSIDGNGLALDATVHYDQDYNNAFWNGEQMVFGDGDGEIFLDFTLPVDVIGHELTHGVTQYTANLTYAGQPGALNESLSDVFGSLIKQYSLGQSAAEADWLIGAGLLAPSVQGVALRSMKAPGTAYDDDVLGKDPQPADMEHYVDTEEDNGGVHINSGIPNHAFYLLATELGGQAWERAGQIWFDTLTGGELAQDASFADFAQLTAETARERYGAGDETQAVLKAWEQVGVPTS
- a CDS encoding NAD-dependent epimerase/dehydratase family protein, with protein sequence MLILVTGATGQVGRRFVPRLLRAAPHGDRVRVLVREAERGEEFAELGAEVVVGDLRDAETLGKVTAGVDAVVNVAAAFRGVPDEEARAVNRDAAIELGRAAVASGVGRFVQVSTGLVYGAGRGRALVESDESVPGGHLWGAYPESKWEAEQGLAGLSGLGDLRIGRLPFVYGDGDPHLDTAVEWAPGWAGMQRLHLGHHADVGQGLLRLLYAPGASGAYNIADDAPLTTIDLLTFAGVEVPPAVSERETTDPWHAVMSTSRIRHELGYRPLYPSLWSAQAAGAL
- a CDS encoding MFS transporter; amino-acid sequence: MSALALEEPAERVRRGWTVALSLANGAIWVGWYGPLQILLAQQSERFAPGTGLSKESLLAWVTGVGAVVSLAANPLFGALSDRTVSRYGRRTPWIVAGAVGGALSLLLLGVAEAVWVLFLGWCLVQLTLNAAFAAVTAAVPDRVPRLQRGAVGGWLGAAQILGVVGGTGLATLAGGTGAGYAACAVFTLVGVAPYVLRHPDLRLAAADRPAWSWRAFAAGFWLSPRAHPDFAWAWLTRFLINLGNALVLLYLFYYLRDQLHYPDPESGVLILTAVNGVTLLATVVVGGVWSDRVGRRKPFVLWSGVLIAVATGVLSGWQTWSGALVAAAVLGVGFGVFTSVDFALMTDVLPAALDRGKDLGVINIANSLPQVAAPVLAAPLVGQLGGYRVLYLVSAAIGLAGALLVHRIKGVD
- a CDS encoding protealysin inhibitor emfourin, with the protein product MRIHVRRTGGFAGVPRQAEIDTAGHADEHEWRELAAAALAEGRDSPPTGVPDGFSYTITVDGRTVYCADPRLTPEQRRLITRVLKEGA
- the leuA gene encoding 2-isopropylmalate synthase; this encodes MANRQQTSRMPIHKYGQYEQVDIADRTWPNQRITTAPRWLSTDLRDGNQALIDPMSPERKRRMFDQLVKMGYKEIEVGFPASGQTDFDFVRSIIEEPGAIPDDVTISVLTQAREDLIERTVESLKGAKRATVHLYNATAPVFRRVVFRGSKDDIKQIAVDGTRLVMEYAEKLLGPETEFGYQYSPEIFTDTELDFALEVCEAVMDVYQPGPGREIILNLPATVERSTPSTHADRFEWMGRNLSRREHVVLSVHPHNDRGTAVAAAELAVMAGADRVEGCLFGQGERTGNVDLVTLGMNLFSQGVDPQIDFSDIDEIRRTWEYCNQMEVHPRHPYVGDLVYTSFSGSHQDAIKKGFDAMEADAKAKGVTVDDIEWAVPYLPIDPKDVGRSYEAVIRVNSQSGKGGIAYVLKNDHKLDLPRRMQVEFSKVIQAKTDAEGGEVTPKDIWNVFQDEYLPNAGNPWGRIQVKTGQTTTDTDGVDRLTVEAEVDGTEQILVGTGNGPISAFFDALQAIGVDARLLDYQEHTMSEGASAVAASYIEVAIEDKVLWGIGIDANTTRASLKAVVSAVNRAAR
- a CDS encoding GH1 family beta-glucosidase; translation: MPATPDASPLPKFPPGFLWGVSTSAHQIEGAAEGRAPSIWDVFGAEPGRIKDGSTADTACDHVARHREDVDLVHGLGVGAYRFSVSWPRVLRPGGLDFYDRLVDELCARGVRPVPTLFHWDLPVEVEEAGGWLSRDTAARFAAHAQTVAARLADRTGTWITLNEPAEHTLLGHALGAHAPGKKLLFDALPVAHHQLLAHGLAAQALRAAGATDIGIANSHGPTWPASAGPADAAAADLYDVVLNRLFSDPLLLGRYPDGFGELMPADDLAGDLKVISEGTLDWYGVNYYQPTKVGAPLAGGTDVEFSGLTLPAELPFSVREIEGHPVTDFGWPVVPDALTELLTSFRDRYGDRLPPVVITENGCAYEGLDDRARIAYLDGHLRALHRAMEAGADVRGYFVWSLLDNWEWAEGYTKRFGLIHVDYATGTRTPKASYAWLRDALREQKAPRS
- a CDS encoding dienelactone hydrolase family protein, producing the protein MTHAEEPASEARTPGTAAVLTQTADIPVPGAPTRMTTYLARPAEPGDHPVVLLGGELWGLNDDIRAVARQVAALGHVAVVPNLYHRTDPASRDGFARSDANRAHAFDLVGRLTRDEVEADFRAAADHARPHAGAAGRTGILGFSLGGHLAYFAATRLRLAAAAIYYPGWLATPGTALSRPAPLLDDTDRIAEHGTRVALFYAGRDHIIDAAQVEAARTALTGAGVRHDITVHEEAPHAFFFPGHDTYDKVAADQSWERVADLFRTELRHGNG
- a CDS encoding tellurite resistance TerB family protein, which gives rise to MLPKLGQTRRTGLTRVLGVHTTWTTVGDGEFFCPGCGGDRNYQRRTGRRRFTVLGVPLVPRGHTGPVVQCAACEHRFGMDALDHPTTHRFSAMLRDAVHTVVLAVLATGGTASRTTLECAVGILRGAGFDDCSEVQLAALVEALVTDAGRLPEHAGSGAGLAIELHEALDPIAAHLAPAGRESILTQGARIALADGPYSAAERDVLGTVGAALTMCTDEVSELLLAAARTPS